One window of the Leucobacter komagatae genome contains the following:
- the rarD gene encoding EamA family transporter RarD: protein MGQSTSESISGGASPGRSATERGLIVSVISSLCFAGIYFITPKLAPASAESLWGIRNLFTLPLILLTLAVFRQRQFVADIWHRIRRKPLLLLPILFCGLLVAAQLWVFSWAPLHGRGLQVALGYFLLPLILVIVGKFLYRDRLLWWHWLAAGVAAVGVVWEIFRVGSVSWETLLVALGYPVYFVLRRALNINHLGGMFWEFLVLAPVALWLVIAEATNGRTLVENPTLVWLGPVFALWSGFALICYLLASRFLSISIFGLMSYLEPALLVVASLLIGERIASGEWPMYIAVWGAVGILVLGGTVQLIRSSRGGRRGGPDPQPPAPQAG, encoded by the coding sequence TTGGGGCAATCGACCTCTGAGTCGATTTCTGGCGGGGCTTCCCCGGGCCGTTCTGCAACCGAGCGTGGGCTCATCGTCTCGGTCATATCCTCGCTGTGCTTTGCCGGAATCTACTTCATCACGCCCAAGCTCGCGCCGGCGTCGGCCGAGTCTCTGTGGGGTATCCGGAATCTCTTCACGCTCCCGCTAATCTTGCTCACCCTGGCGGTGTTCAGGCAGCGCCAGTTCGTCGCCGACATCTGGCACAGGATCAGGCGGAAGCCCCTGCTGCTGCTTCCGATCCTGTTCTGCGGCCTGCTCGTCGCGGCTCAGCTGTGGGTCTTCAGCTGGGCACCGCTCCACGGCCGCGGCCTGCAGGTCGCGCTCGGGTACTTCCTGCTCCCGCTCATCCTCGTGATTGTTGGCAAGTTCCTGTACCGCGACAGGCTGCTCTGGTGGCACTGGCTCGCGGCCGGTGTCGCGGCCGTCGGCGTCGTGTGGGAGATCTTCCGGGTCGGTTCGGTGTCTTGGGAGACGCTGCTCGTCGCGCTCGGCTACCCCGTCTACTTCGTGCTGCGCCGCGCGCTGAACATCAACCACCTGGGCGGCATGTTCTGGGAGTTTCTTGTACTCGCCCCCGTCGCGCTCTGGCTCGTCATCGCAGAGGCCACGAACGGGCGCACCCTCGTCGAGAACCCGACGCTCGTGTGGCTCGGCCCCGTGTTCGCACTCTGGAGCGGCTTCGCACTCATCTGCTACCTACTCGCTTCGCGCTTTCTGAGCATCAGCATCTTCGGGCTCATGAGCTACCTTGAGCCCGCTCTGCTCGTCGTCGCATCCCTCCTTATCGGCGAGCGCATCGCGAGCGGTGAATGGCCCATGTACATCGCCGTGTGGGGCGCGGTCGGCATCCTGGTCTTGGGCGGCACTGTGCAGCTCATCCGCTCCTCGCGGGGTGGGCGCCGCGGCGGGCCCGATCCGCAGCCGCCCGCCCCGCAGGCAGGGTAA
- a CDS encoding glycoside hydrolase family 3 protein gives MSALERDILATLMPGFVGFEPPAWLSKAFAAGLTSACVYGNNVRDREQLRALGLALRDLAPHALLAIDEEGGEVTRLSYLDGSPYPGAAVMGRIDDEAYSEEIGRRVAREIFSAGFNLALGPVADVNSNPLNPVIGTRSFGPTAELASRHVAAWVRGLEGEGAIACPKHFPGHGDTGQDSHHELPAVAASRELLTSRDLPPFGAAFDAGARSVMTSHIVLTALDPDVPATFSPLILRDLLRDQLGFAGVIVSDALDMQGASGEIGIPEAAVRALAAGCDLLCVGVDTTHEQLIEIVSHVARAVADGRIPAERIADAAERVRALSAASAQAAGSDSSPRDAVTPAEIARIADSFAGTADARAWLAANPGAHVLRVDSEANMAVGFAPWGPFAAAHLPFPGQEAQAAAFSARAEFDPSAAYPTSGVIVIGRELHRAPAVLARIDALLAAGTPVLAVEMGWPVEAQPSEFTTTRYACLSTYGSSALVGAALLDLLESSAS, from the coding sequence ATGAGCGCGCTCGAACGCGACATCCTCGCCACCCTCATGCCCGGCTTCGTCGGGTTCGAACCGCCGGCCTGGCTCTCCAAGGCATTCGCCGCTGGGCTCACCTCAGCCTGCGTCTACGGCAACAACGTGCGCGACCGCGAGCAGCTCCGCGCCCTCGGCCTCGCCCTTCGCGACCTCGCCCCGCACGCGCTCCTCGCGATCGATGAGGAGGGCGGCGAGGTCACCCGGCTGAGCTACCTCGACGGGTCGCCGTACCCCGGCGCCGCGGTGATGGGCCGCATCGACGACGAGGCGTACTCCGAGGAGATCGGCCGCCGCGTCGCGCGCGAGATCTTCAGCGCCGGCTTTAACCTCGCGCTCGGCCCGGTCGCCGACGTGAACAGCAACCCGCTGAACCCCGTCATCGGCACCCGCAGCTTCGGCCCCACCGCCGAGCTCGCCTCGCGGCACGTGGCCGCCTGGGTGCGCGGCCTCGAGGGTGAGGGCGCGATCGCCTGCCCGAAACACTTCCCGGGCCACGGCGACACGGGCCAGGATTCGCACCACGAGCTTCCGGCCGTCGCAGCCTCCCGCGAGCTGCTCACGAGCCGCGACCTCCCGCCGTTCGGCGCCGCCTTCGACGCCGGTGCCCGCTCGGTCATGACCTCGCACATTGTGCTCACCGCGCTCGACCCCGACGTTCCCGCGACGTTTAGCCCCCTGATCCTGCGCGACCTGCTGCGCGACCAGCTCGGCTTCGCGGGCGTCATCGTCTCGGACGCGCTCGACATGCAGGGCGCGAGCGGCGAGATCGGCATCCCCGAGGCCGCGGTGCGCGCCCTCGCCGCGGGCTGCGACCTGCTGTGCGTCGGCGTCGATACCACGCACGAACAGCTCATCGAGATCGTCTCGCACGTCGCGCGGGCGGTCGCCGACGGCAGGATCCCGGCCGAGCGCATCGCGGACGCCGCCGAGCGGGTGCGCGCGCTGAGCGCCGCGAGCGCTCAGGCCGCGGGCAGCGACAGTTCGCCCCGCGACGCTGTGACGCCCGCCGAAATCGCCCGCATCGCCGATTCGTTCGCGGGCACCGCGGACGCGCGAGCCTGGCTCGCCGCAAACCCCGGCGCCCACGTGTTGCGCGTGGACTCCGAGGCGAACATGGCCGTCGGCTTCGCCCCCTGGGGGCCATTCGCCGCAGCGCACCTCCCGTTCCCCGGGCAGGAGGCCCAGGCCGCCGCGTTCAGCGCGCGCGCCGAGTTCGACCCGAGCGCCGCCTACCCGACCTCCGGCGTCATCGTCATCGGCCGCGAGCTGCACCGGGCGCCTGCGGTGCTCGCCCGCATCGACGCCCTGCTCGCCGCGGGCACCCCCGTGCTCGCCGTCGAGATGGGCTGGCCCGTCGAGGCGCAGCCATCCGAGTTCACCACGACTCGCTACGCTTGTCTCTCCACATACGGCTCGTCGGCGCTTGTTGGCGCCGCGCTCCTTGACCTCCTCGAAAGTTCCGCTTCATGA
- a CDS encoding carbohydrate ABC transporter permease — protein MTAPVDIVTARGRLRTGKPWRVVLNVVGILLAVVWAFPVYWMVNSAMLPNVVLEKTTPTLLPFGGSFKNFQAVIADGSFFKALGISLSIAAIVVVVCLVFAFLAALAISRFRFKGRRSFVLAVLFIQMLPAEGMFIAQYKLMAGLGLLNSIVGVSIIYIAAVVPFTIWMLRGFVAGIPADLEEAAMVDGLSRTQAFLRITFPLLAPGLVASGIYAFLQAWNEFTVALVLLDADNKTLPLWLRGFIQQSASTSIDWGQVMAASTLVAVPVIIFFMFVQGRMTSGLVSGAVKG, from the coding sequence ATGACCGCGCCGGTCGACATCGTCACCGCTCGCGGCCGCCTGCGCACCGGGAAGCCGTGGCGCGTCGTGCTCAACGTCGTCGGTATCCTCCTCGCCGTGGTCTGGGCGTTCCCCGTGTACTGGATGGTGAACTCGGCGATGCTGCCGAACGTCGTCCTCGAGAAGACGACCCCGACGCTCTTGCCGTTTGGCGGCTCGTTCAAGAACTTCCAAGCTGTCATCGCCGACGGCTCCTTCTTCAAAGCGCTCGGCATCAGCCTCTCGATCGCGGCGATCGTCGTCGTCGTGTGCCTCGTCTTCGCGTTCCTCGCGGCGCTCGCGATCAGCCGCTTCCGGTTCAAAGGCCGCCGCAGCTTCGTGCTCGCGGTGCTCTTCATCCAGATGCTCCCCGCCGAGGGCATGTTCATCGCGCAGTACAAGCTCATGGCCGGCCTCGGGCTCTTGAACTCGATCGTTGGCGTGAGCATCATCTACATCGCGGCGGTCGTGCCGTTCACGATCTGGATGCTCCGCGGCTTCGTCGCCGGCATCCCCGCAGACCTCGAAGAGGCGGCGATGGTCGACGGCCTGAGCCGCACCCAGGCGTTCCTGCGCATCACGTTCCCGCTGCTCGCCCCGGGCCTCGTCGCGAGCGGTATCTACGCCTTCCTGCAGGCGTGGAACGAGTTCACCGTCGCCCTCGTGCTGCTCGACGCCGACAACAAGACGCTGCCGCTCTGGCTGCGCGGCTTCATACAGCAGTCGGCGAGCACCTCGATCGACTGGGGCCAGGTCATGGCCGCGTCGACACTCGTCGCCGTGCCCGTCATCATCTTCTTCATGTTCGTGCAGGGCCGCATGACGAGCGGTCTCGTGAGCGGGGCGGTGAAGGGATGA
- a CDS encoding ROK family protein, protein MTPSPRIGLDIGGTKIEGIALDPSGEIVARALVPTVPGPEGVLSASAELVTRLARESGHALASFAGVGIGIPGQVDRATGTVRNAYNMGLSSLALGPELAALVGVPVSVDNDVTAAAIGAASIMRLEGTVAYLNLGTGLAAGITVDGVPVRGADGFAGEIGHLAIDPRGRACPCGQRGCLETVASGSALKTYWPAGGEHPGRTLVAAVAAGDAEAKQALDFLIDGAAQTIRVLGLTVNPGAFVVGGGLRLLGAPLFDGIRAQLAEWSEASEFIAALRFPERLLVLPEGSPAAAIGAAVAVNE, encoded by the coding sequence ATGACCCCCTCTCCGCGCATCGGCCTCGACATTGGCGGCACCAAGATCGAGGGCATCGCGCTCGATCCGTCCGGCGAGATCGTCGCCCGCGCGCTCGTGCCAACCGTCCCGGGCCCCGAGGGGGTGCTCAGCGCGTCCGCCGAGCTCGTCACGCGCCTCGCACGCGAGTCGGGGCACGCGCTCGCCTCGTTTGCGGGCGTCGGAATCGGGATCCCGGGCCAGGTCGACCGCGCCACTGGCACGGTGCGGAACGCGTACAACATGGGCCTCTCCTCGCTCGCGCTCGGCCCCGAGCTCGCCGCGCTCGTCGGCGTGCCCGTTTCCGTCGACAACGACGTCACGGCTGCCGCGATCGGCGCGGCATCGATCATGCGACTCGAGGGCACCGTCGCGTACCTGAACCTCGGCACGGGCCTCGCCGCGGGCATCACCGTCGACGGCGTGCCCGTTCGCGGCGCCGACGGCTTCGCGGGCGAGATCGGGCACCTCGCGATCGACCCCCGCGGGCGCGCCTGCCCCTGCGGCCAGCGCGGCTGCCTCGAGACCGTCGCGAGCGGCTCGGCGCTCAAGACCTACTGGCCTGCGGGCGGCGAACACCCCGGCCGCACCCTCGTCGCCGCCGTCGCGGCCGGCGACGCGGAAGCCAAACAGGCCCTCGACTTTCTCATCGACGGGGCGGCGCAGACGATTCGCGTGCTCGGCCTGACGGTGAACCCGGGGGCTTTCGTGGTCGGTGGCGGCCTGCGCCTCCTCGGCGCGCCCCTGTTCGACGGGATTCGCGCGCAGCTTGCCGAGTGGTCTGAGGCCTCCGAATTTATTGCGGCGCTGCGGTTCCCCGAGCGCCTCCTCGTCTTGCCCGAGGGGTCGCCCGCGGCTGCAATCGGCGCAGCTGTTGCGGTAAATGAATAG
- a CDS encoding GNAT family N-acetyltransferase, producing the protein MSELRLEELSAATIVAVNTLGLKPGQEQFITPVSYAAAAAVTPADSAWQRVVLLDDKVVGFIHGNFDPDAPQEEFRAALWRINVEADVQGSGVGTFAVTALIDEAKRREVDRLTVLWERGEEGPEEFFLHIGFKPVGETPYGEVIGAIDL; encoded by the coding sequence ATGAGTGAACTGCGACTAGAAGAACTCTCTGCAGCGACCATCGTTGCGGTGAACACCCTTGGCCTGAAGCCCGGCCAGGAACAGTTCATCACGCCCGTCTCCTACGCCGCAGCGGCCGCGGTTACCCCGGCCGACAGCGCGTGGCAGCGGGTCGTGCTGCTCGATGACAAGGTCGTCGGGTTCATTCACGGCAACTTCGACCCCGATGCGCCGCAGGAGGAGTTCCGTGCGGCCCTCTGGCGCATCAACGTCGAAGCAGACGTGCAGGGCAGCGGCGTTGGCACGTTCGCCGTCACCGCGCTCATCGACGAGGCGAAGCGCCGCGAGGTCGACCGCTTGACCGTGCTCTGGGAGCGCGGCGAAGAGGGCCCCGAAGAGTTCTTCCTGCACATTGGCTTCAAGCCCGTAGGCGAAACCCCTTACGGAGAAGTCATTGGGGCAATCGACCTCTGA
- the ccsB gene encoding c-type cytochrome biogenesis protein CcsB produces the protein MIVYAIAFVFYVVDLANRSGDAEVSAGSASSASAAKAAGGGGTATLVKAGQKGAAAAPRSRWLRAGFALTVLGFALHLTATVLRGIAAHRVPWANMYEFALTATVAVVGIFLIVQFFVDLRFLGTLVTGLTLVFLGVAKVNYYVAIVPLVPALDSYWLVIHIIVAVLAVGFFTLSFGLSILQLLQVRRQTHLKAGQTQSLAFMGGFPNQVRLEDLAYRLAIIGFAFWTFTLIAGSIWAEAAWSRYWGWDVKEVWTFIIWVLYAGFIHARATRGWRGTRSAWLNIVSYAAVIFNFSIVNVFFKGLHAYSGL, from the coding sequence ATGATCGTGTACGCGATTGCGTTCGTCTTCTACGTCGTAGACCTCGCGAACCGAAGCGGTGACGCAGAGGTTTCTGCGGGCTCTGCCTCCTCCGCTTCGGCCGCCAAGGCCGCTGGCGGCGGGGGCACGGCCACGCTCGTGAAGGCAGGTCAGAAGGGCGCGGCGGCGGCGCCTCGGTCTCGTTGGCTGCGCGCGGGGTTCGCGCTCACGGTGCTCGGCTTCGCGTTGCACCTCACCGCGACGGTGCTTCGCGGCATCGCCGCCCATCGCGTGCCGTGGGCAAACATGTACGAGTTCGCGCTCACCGCGACCGTCGCCGTCGTCGGCATCTTCCTCATCGTGCAGTTCTTCGTCGACCTTAGGTTCCTCGGAACGCTCGTGACGGGGCTCACCCTCGTGTTCCTCGGCGTCGCGAAGGTGAACTACTACGTTGCGATCGTGCCGCTCGTGCCCGCGCTCGATTCGTACTGGCTGGTGATCCACATCATCGTGGCGGTGCTCGCTGTCGGGTTCTTTACGCTGTCGTTCGGGCTCTCGATCTTGCAACTGCTGCAGGTGCGTCGTCAGACCCACCTAAAGGCCGGGCAGACGCAGTCGCTCGCCTTCATGGGCGGCTTCCCGAACCAGGTTCGCCTCGAAGACCTCGCGTACCGGCTCGCAATCATCGGCTTTGCGTTCTGGACATTCACGCTCATCGCCGGCTCGATCTGGGCCGAGGCGGCCTGGAGCCGCTACTGGGGCTGGGACGTCAAGGAAGTCTGGACATTCATCATCTGGGTGCTTTACGCGGGCTTCATCCACGCGCGCGCGACCCGCGGCTGGCGTGGCACCCGTTCGGCCTGGCTGAACATCGTGTCGTACGCCGCCGTGATCTTTAACTTCTCGATCGTGAACGTGTTCTTCAAGGGGCTGCACGCCTACTCGGGCCTGTAG
- a CDS encoding carbohydrate ABC transporter permease, with protein MSVDTAPPAGTAPLGGTAAPERESTGRRKPRRRFAPYMLLLPATIIVLVAMAYPVIWQLITSMQKFGLAQQFGAAPEWVWFENYVTLFSNPTTWFVVLRSVLFCLAAAAVTMVVGIGLALLMQATSKGVRLTLQIALLLAWATPVVAAMTIWNWIFDWRRGLVNWLLTNLGLPFNGHNWLQEPLSFFAVALIIVVWMSVPFVAFSVYAGLTQVPGEVLEAAQMDGASPWQRLRLIIVPIIKPILGIVMLLQIIWDLRVFTQIKLLQDRGSIASKTDVLGTYIYQLGVGSSDFAMASAMSIFVLLLTIALSWAYVRNLIKEDDES; from the coding sequence ATGAGCGTCGACACAGCTCCGCCGGCAGGCACAGCGCCCCTCGGCGGCACGGCAGCGCCAGAGCGCGAGTCCACGGGCCGCAGGAAACCGCGCCGCCGCTTCGCGCCGTACATGCTGCTGCTGCCCGCGACGATCATCGTGCTCGTCGCGATGGCGTACCCGGTCATCTGGCAGCTCATCACCTCGATGCAGAAGTTCGGGCTCGCGCAGCAGTTCGGCGCCGCGCCCGAGTGGGTGTGGTTCGAGAACTACGTGACGCTCTTCAGCAACCCGACGACGTGGTTCGTCGTGCTGCGCTCGGTGCTCTTCTGCCTCGCGGCCGCTGCCGTCACAATGGTCGTCGGTATCGGCCTGGCGCTCCTCATGCAGGCGACGTCGAAGGGCGTTCGCCTCACCCTGCAGATCGCGCTCCTGCTCGCCTGGGCGACGCCCGTCGTCGCGGCGATGACGATCTGGAACTGGATCTTCGACTGGCGCCGCGGCCTCGTCAACTGGCTGCTCACGAACCTCGGTCTCCCCTTCAACGGCCACAACTGGCTGCAGGAGCCCCTGAGCTTCTTCGCCGTCGCCCTCATCATCGTCGTCTGGATGAGCGTGCCCTTCGTCGCGTTCTCCGTCTACGCCGGCCTCACGCAGGTACCGGGCGAGGTACTCGAGGCGGCGCAGATGGATGGCGCGAGCCCGTGGCAGCGCCTCCGCCTCATCATCGTGCCGATCATCAAGCCGATCCTCGGCATCGTCATGCTGCTGCAGATCATCTGGGACCTGCGCGTCTTCACACAGATCAAGCTGCTCCAGGATCGCGGCTCGATCGCGTCCAAGACCGACGTGCTCGGCACCTACATCTACCAGCTCGGCGTCGGGTCTTCAGACTTCGCGATGGCGAGCGCCATGTCCATCTTCGTGCTGCTGCTCACGATCGCGCTGAGCTGGGCCTACGTCCGCAATCTCATCAAGGAGGACGACGAGTCATGA
- a CDS encoding extracellular solute-binding protein, with amino-acid sequence MKRKLVGLAAAAVASTLVLAGCSPAASGGDSGNNSDKTLTMWVIGGDTPPELREYLAAEFTEKTGAKLKIQEQGWGDIITNLTTKLPDAKNTPDVTEIGNTQSPAFTNAGAFLDISDMYEELGGDDLLPSFVEVGAVEGKNYTLPYYFGSRYTFLRKDVWEAAGQNLNPASLDEFNESVKAITKANPKGIDKFSGFFLGGQDWRDGISWIFANGGEIAEYKDGKWVATLDSPESLKGLEQLQDLYKNASNAPNDMKDANQYQYLNDSDQVKDEDGNVTEDLSLAAATIMAPGWAHWSIGDLVTNDEGEPAREWNDDTFATLVLPGNDGKPAPVFAGGSNIGISAKTQNPELAKELMRIIYSEEYQTMLGEKGLGPANSKYANSLGDDQFAKALIESASNSKLTPAAPGWAAIESKNIMEEFFSKIRDAADLKQLAQDTNAELDALLNQK; translated from the coding sequence ATGAAGAGAAAGCTCGTAGGCCTCGCAGCAGCGGCTGTGGCTTCGACTCTCGTCCTTGCCGGGTGCAGCCCGGCTGCGTCGGGTGGCGACAGCGGCAACAACAGCGACAAGACCCTCACCATGTGGGTTATTGGCGGCGACACCCCGCCCGAGCTTCGTGAGTACCTCGCGGCCGAGTTCACTGAGAAGACCGGCGCGAAGCTCAAGATCCAGGAGCAGGGCTGGGGCGACATCATCACGAACCTCACCACGAAGCTCCCCGATGCGAAGAACACCCCCGACGTGACCGAGATCGGCAACACCCAGTCGCCGGCGTTCACGAACGCGGGCGCGTTCCTCGACATCAGCGACATGTACGAAGAGCTCGGCGGCGACGACCTGCTCCCCTCGTTCGTCGAGGTCGGCGCGGTTGAGGGCAAGAACTACACCCTCCCGTACTACTTCGGGTCGCGCTACACGTTCCTGCGCAAGGACGTGTGGGAGGCCGCTGGCCAGAACCTGAACCCAGCCTCGCTCGACGAGTTCAACGAGTCGGTCAAGGCGATCACGAAGGCGAACCCGAAGGGCATCGACAAGTTCTCGGGCTTCTTCCTCGGCGGCCAGGACTGGCGCGACGGCATCTCGTGGATCTTCGCGAACGGCGGCGAAATCGCCGAGTACAAGGACGGCAAGTGGGTTGCGACCCTCGATTCGCCCGAGTCGCTCAAGGGCCTCGAGCAGCTGCAGGACCTGTACAAGAACGCATCGAACGCCCCGAACGATATGAAGGACGCGAACCAGTACCAGTACCTCAATGACTCCGACCAGGTGAAGGATGAAGACGGCAACGTGACCGAAGATCTCTCGCTCGCCGCCGCCACCATCATGGCGCCGGGCTGGGCGCACTGGTCGATCGGCGACCTCGTCACCAACGACGAGGGCGAGCCCGCACGCGAGTGGAACGACGACACCTTCGCGACGCTCGTACTCCCGGGCAACGACGGCAAGCCCGCTCCCGTCTTCGCTGGCGGCTCGAACATCGGCATTTCGGCGAAGACGCAGAACCCCGAGCTCGCCAAGGAGCTCATGCGCATCATCTACTCCGAGGAGTACCAGACGATGCTCGGCGAGAAGGGCCTCGGCCCGGCCAACTCGAAGTACGCGAACTCGCTCGGCGACGACCAGTTCGCGAAGGCACTCATTGAGTCGGCCTCGAACTCGAAGCTCACCCCTGCAGCGCCGGGCTGGGCGGCGATCGAGTCGAAGAACATTATGGAGGAGTTCTTCTCCAAGATCCGCGACGCGGCTGACCTGAAGCAGCTCGCGCAGGATACGAACGCGGAGCTCGACGCGCTTCTCAACCAGAAGTAG
- a CDS encoding ROK family transcriptional regulator produces the protein MKHVTTRPADATAWAINPRRARDLRVAAKATPGDTKLHNRTLVLQTMYISGPLSRADIARATQLTKVTVSGIVAELIGEGIIEELGQRESNRPGKPAILVDLARSAHAIVALDLSDEKLLRGAVVDLAGRTLARAEAPRLDDAGNAVTGDAACDLVSELAVALRDASEIPLLGLGVGTPGVVDDEGVVRVAPNLGWEGLPLKRILTARTGLPTSIGNDANVAALAEYSFGDTSEDFALVRIGYGVGAGIILGGRSVPGSKFASGEIGQVMVGTDLGIDAPYAREQVLEHWLSVPTLTRALDEAGPAGREAVLREAGNRLGITLAPIIGMLNLAEIVLAGPPELVDGTLTEAAFEILTRRTMPDSHDTLVFRPTSQGDDLILRGAAAIVLRERLGVS, from the coding sequence ATGAAGCACGTAACGACGCGTCCCGCGGACGCTACCGCATGGGCAATCAACCCGCGCCGCGCCCGCGACCTGAGGGTCGCGGCGAAGGCAACGCCGGGCGATACCAAGCTCCACAACCGCACGCTCGTGCTTCAGACCATGTACATCTCGGGCCCGCTCAGCCGCGCCGACATCGCGCGCGCCACGCAGCTCACCAAGGTGACCGTCTCGGGCATCGTCGCCGAGCTCATCGGCGAGGGCATCATCGAAGAGCTCGGCCAGCGCGAGTCAAACCGCCCGGGCAAGCCCGCGATCCTCGTCGATCTCGCGCGCTCGGCCCACGCGATCGTCGCGCTTGACCTCTCCGACGAGAAGCTGCTCCGCGGCGCCGTCGTCGACCTTGCCGGCCGCACGCTCGCACGCGCCGAGGCGCCGCGCCTCGACGACGCAGGTAACGCCGTAACCGGTGACGCCGCGTGCGACCTCGTCTCAGAGCTCGCCGTCGCGCTCCGCGATGCGAGCGAGATCCCGCTCCTCGGCCTCGGCGTCGGCACCCCCGGTGTTGTCGACGACGAGGGTGTCGTGCGCGTCGCCCCGAACCTCGGCTGGGAAGGCCTCCCGCTGAAGCGCATTCTCACGGCGCGCACCGGCCTCCCGACCTCGATCGGGAACGACGCGAACGTCGCCGCCCTCGCCGAGTACAGCTTCGGCGACACGAGCGAGGACTTCGCGCTCGTGCGCATCGGCTACGGCGTCGGCGCGGGCATCATCCTCGGCGGTCGCAGCGTGCCCGGCAGCAAGTTCGCCTCCGGTGAGATCGGACAGGTCATGGTCGGCACCGACCTCGGCATCGACGCCCCCTACGCCCGCGAGCAGGTGCTTGAGCACTGGCTCTCCGTGCCCACGCTCACCCGCGCGCTCGACGAGGCGGGCCCCGCGGGCCGCGAGGCTGTGCTGCGCGAGGCGGGCAACCGACTCGGCATCACCCTCGCCCCGATCATCGGCATGCTCAACCTCGCCGAGATCGTCCTCGCCGGCCCGCCCGAACTCGTCGACGGCACACTCACCGAGGCCGCCTTCGAGATTCTCACCCGACGCACGATGCCCGATTCGCACGACACCCTCGTGTTCCGCCCGACGAGCCAGGGCGACGACCTGATCCTGCGCGGCGCGGCCGCCATCGTGCTCCGCGAGCGCCTCGGCGTGAGCTAA
- a CDS encoding metal-sensitive transcriptional regulator, which produces MGEQQDHAPEGHEHGYIGHKEDLLKRLRRAEGQVRGVHRMVEEDKYCIDILTQVSAATKALERVALSLLDDHLRHCVASAAEEGGEVAQEKLREATQAISRFVG; this is translated from the coding sequence ATGGGTGAGCAGCAGGATCACGCGCCTGAGGGGCACGAGCACGGCTACATTGGGCACAAGGAAGACCTGCTCAAGCGGCTTCGGCGCGCCGAGGGCCAGGTGCGCGGCGTGCACCGCATGGTTGAGGAAGACAAGTACTGCATCGACATCCTCACGCAGGTCTCCGCCGCGACGAAGGCGCTCGAGCGCGTCGCGCTCTCGCTGCTCGACGACCACCTCCGGCACTGCGTCGCCTCTGCCGCCGAGGAGGGCGGAGAGGTCGCGCAAGAGAAACTTCGCGAGGCGACTCAGGCAATTTCGCGCTTCGTGGGATGA
- the ppk2 gene encoding polyphosphate kinase 2, producing the protein MSEQPTNPTQPFEMAASGQIDITPEIDELGELLGSDIDDDSPDAPWRQGYPYDEKLGRKEYEKTKRKLQIELLKLQAWVKESGEKIVIVFEGRDAAGKGGAIKRFTEHMNPRGARVVALEIPTDREQTQWYFQRYVAHLPAAGELVMFDRSWYNRAGVERVMGYCTPQQYLEFTRSAPDFEELLVNSGIHLIKFWFSVGKAEQRARFTSRSQDKVKQWKLSPTDLASLDKWDDYTRAKEAMFFYTDTPHAPWTVVKSNDKKRARLEAMRWVLSKFDYPGKDHEVVGTPDGNVIGSPTDVYDDGEAPTGTFPVVNGK; encoded by the coding sequence ATGAGCGAACAGCCCACCAATCCGACACAACCGTTCGAGATGGCCGCTTCCGGCCAGATCGACATCACTCCTGAGATCGACGAGCTCGGTGAGCTCCTCGGGTCAGACATCGACGACGACTCGCCCGATGCCCCGTGGCGCCAGGGCTACCCGTACGACGAGAAGCTCGGCCGCAAGGAGTACGAGAAGACGAAGCGCAAGCTGCAGATCGAGCTGCTCAAGCTGCAGGCGTGGGTGAAGGAGTCGGGCGAGAAGATCGTCATCGTCTTCGAGGGCCGCGACGCCGCGGGCAAGGGTGGCGCGATCAAGCGCTTCACCGAGCACATGAACCCGCGAGGTGCGCGCGTGGTCGCCCTCGAGATCCCGACCGACCGCGAGCAGACCCAGTGGTACTTCCAGCGCTACGTCGCGCACCTGCCCGCCGCGGGCGAGCTCGTGATGTTCGACCGCTCGTGGTACAACCGGGCGGGCGTTGAGCGGGTCATGGGATATTGCACCCCGCAGCAGTACCTCGAGTTCACGCGCTCGGCACCCGATTTTGAGGAGCTACTCGTGAACTCGGGCATCCACCTCATCAAGTTCTGGTTCTCCGTCGGCAAGGCCGAGCAGCGCGCCCGCTTCACCTCGCGGTCACAAGACAAGGTGAAGCAGTGGAAGCTGTCGCCGACCGACCTCGCGAGCCTCGACAAGTGGGACGACTACACGCGCGCGAAGGAGGCGATGTTCTTCTACACCGACACGCCCCACGCCCCGTGGACGGTCGTGAAGTCGAACGACAAGAAGCGCGCCCGCCTCGAGGCGATGCGCTGGGTGCTGTCGAAGTTCGACTACCCGGGCAAGGACCACGAGGTTGTCGGCACTCCCGACGGCAACGTGATCGGTTCACCGACCGACGTCTACGACGATGGTGAGGCGCCGACCGGTACGTTCCCGGTCGTCAACGGGAAGTAG